In the genome of Schistocerca piceifrons isolate TAMUIC-IGC-003096 chromosome X, iqSchPice1.1, whole genome shotgun sequence, one region contains:
- the LOC124721676 gene encoding uncharacterized protein LOC124721676, with translation MDLGDYGLCPVCLENGVTTKLLFFHLNLSEACLMCPDPKCPYPLVENGVEVIVQTGRENPASDVDFLASCGSASAITPRGPRLLENSENASRDGAATRNADVFDIEGLDLGSLDFEEQELIKMIQSLEVACATADEELMSCRNAGKTQSNQKIQVNGSSAPQYFEAQSFDKLNTPDLGSEQPTIKVVGNNKLPECSGEQDLEKMKQTDISPEQLQPSVNAMESVLLHNNDVENKAALPCGAQSTGKSRQPNVGTAQHSCKLPEEPVSTSCLTEAKDLCSDRITLEELLGNDFEKFLNDLNVGDFQDVISFDQQPEEVLLECLEIRKGDDSEVQDKEVMEKDLSSSLHDLDAVEDESDVADIDDIISDKLNAKYKCDEISPDFDLEHMLHFKCGKKQESSVSDFQAESLSEQSIEQKLETVRRQKELLLSSKPWNKCLYGAPDACKNLNFATCGSHSISQNTQALLCENKSQHPGYTTAEFNGAHVFKNASRTNVSSDSFLSQNLQRRPSEREHKLSRGTDVKDIFRNTLNANYTKAKRIPMARATGSAASRDNGSNSSTKDSRSSATPRMEQKETSAVANLLNLLIKTSCADYNGDKTDELEAVEAQLLSHFKKAPITYCRLNTIKAACKHAASVAAEGKLASRTNTDISAENILQPLQKSEHNQATTSSFNSVKPTRNGKTHGRSTRGQLFAQTQNLFREMDEKRALKSKCYTQGNCSKTRKENKIYPNPFYQEGRENNSGKGSKCSQCGKAKRPPGVLLKNHYPALNSYKFCYSSATENVTNNVPLSSKKSECDQAPSSLTLKTVTPSSSSYKVAKDKSTMTEMDDQIKAFKSGSCSTSKNQKEGETKSPVNLCKVGGKSPLNGKGGKCCQPGKVKSPSDACSAHINKQGFDPNNSTENISNSVSQASRKSETSQVPTTCSVKTSKTLSKSCKATKEKSTMANGKKVPKSDNNIKGTSHDRCEETTDKFHGDVNSLCARHAAVFELNKGCQQGKMKGAVVLQKNSSQIVDNGTNKGSPKKGQKTVVSPKGVNFHKEMKGAPQAISTSDVGISSQGNGKCFITGTETTVGNTGDSKQRTENEVPSVSSQDMCTDSNKGGSVPNKKLNSAGSTKRTSRARRRKTKEESKGQEVTAQ, from the exons ATGTAGATTTTCTTGCCTCATGTGGCTCTGCCTCAGCCATTACTCCTCGTGGTCCACGATTACTGGAAAATTCAG AAAATGCCTCGAGAGATGGAGCAGCTACAAGGAATGCTGATGTGTTTGACATTGAAGGATTGGATCTTGGCTCTTTAGACTTTGAGGAACAAGAACTTATTAAAATGATACAGTCATTAGAAGTTGCTTGTGCAACTGCAGATGAAGAACTGATGAGCTGCAGGAACGCAGGAAAAACTCAAAGTAATCAGAAAATACAAGTAAATGGATCTTCAGCACCACAATACTTTGAAGCACAATCCTTTGACAAACTTAATACACCAGATCTAGGCTCAGAACAGCCCACCATCAAGGTGGTAGGTAATAACAAATTACCAGAGTGTTCTGGGGAGCAAGACTTGGAGAAAATGAAACAAACTGATATCAGCCCAGAACAGCTGCAGCCATCTGTCAATGCTATGGAAAGTGTTTTACTGCATAACAACGATGTGGAGAACAAAGCAGCACTGCCTTGTGGTGCACAGAGTACTGGAAAATCGAGACAGCCAAATGTTGGAACTGCACAGCATTCTTGTAAATTACCTGAGGAGCCAGTATCAACTAGCTGTCTCACTGAAGCTAAAGATTTGTGTTCTGATCGGATCACATTGGAAGAACTTCTTGGAAATGATTTTGAGAAATTTTTGAATGATTTAAATGTAGGTGATTTTCAAGATGTTATCTCATTTGATCAACAACCAGAGGAGGTCTTGTTGGAATGCTTAGAGATTCGCAAGGGTGATGATTCAGAAGTACAAGATAAAGAAGTGATGGAGAAAGATTTAAGCAGCAGTCTGCATGACCTTGATGCTGTTGAGGATGAATCAGATGTTGCAGACATTGATGACATAATATCAGATAAACTTAATGCAAAATACAAGTGTGATGAAATTAGTCCTGATTTTGATTTAGAACACATGCTGCATTTTAAGTGTGGTAAAAAACAAGAATCCAGTGTTTCAGATTTCCAGGCTGAATCACTGTCTGAACAAAGTATTGAGCAGAAACTTGAGACAGTAAGACGACAAAAAGAACTTTTGTTATCTTCTAAGCCATGGAATAAATGTTTATATGGTGCTCCAGATGcttgtaaaaatttgaactttGCTACATGTGGCAGTCACAGCATATCACAAAACACTCAGGCTTTGCTTTGTGAAAACAAAAGTCAACATCCAGGGTATACAACTGCTGAATTTAATGGGGCACATGTTTTCAAAAATGCCTCAAGAACAAATGTTTCTAGTGACAGCTTTCTGTCACAGAACCTACAGAGAAGACCCAGTGAGAGAGAACATAAGCTGTCACGTGGTACAGATGTGAAAGACATATTTCGTAACACACTGAATGCTAATTATACAAAAGCAAAGAGAATTCCCATGGCTCGAGCAACAGGAAGTGCAGCTAGTAGAGATAATGGTTCAAATTCGAGCACAAAGGACTCACGAAGCAGTGCTACTCCACGAATGGAGCAGAAAGAAACTTCAGCTGTTGCAAATcttctgaatttgcttataaaAACGTCGTGTGCAGATTATAATGGCGATAAAACTGATGAATTGGAAGCTGTAGAAGCTCAGTTACTATCTCATTTTAAAAAGGCTCCTATAACCTATTGCAGACTGAACACCATAAAAGCAGCTTGTAAGCATGCTGCTAGTGTTGCTGCAGAAGGTAAACTAGCATCTAGAACTAATACAGATATATCTGCTGAGAACATTTTACAGCCTTTGCAAAAATCTGAACACAATCAGGCTACCACATCCTCATTTAACAGTGTTAAACCGACCAGAAATGGCAAAACACATGGTAGATCAACTAGAGGGCAGCTGTTCGCACAGACACAGAATCTGTTTAGAGAAATGGATGAAAAAAGAGCATTGAAATCAAAATGTTATACGCAAGGTAACTGCAGCAAAACTcgcaaagaaaataaaatatatccAAATCCATTTTACCAAGAAGGAAGAGAGAACAATTCAGGTAAAGGAAGTAAATGCAGTCAGTGTGGAAAAGCAAAACGCCCACCCGGGGTTCTTCTGAAGAACCATTATCCAGCTCTTAACAGTTACAAATTTTGCTATAGCAGTGCCACAGAAAATGTTACAAACAATGTTCCACTTTCTTCCAAGAAATCTGAATGTGATCAGGCACCTTCTTCACTCACTTTGAAAACTGTTACACCTTCTAGTTCATCGTATAAAGTAGCAAAAGATAAAAGCACTATGACAGAAATGGACGACCAAATTAAAGCTTTTAAGTCAGGTAGCTGCAGCACAAGTAAAAATCAAAAGGAGGGTGAAACGAAATCCCCTGTAAACTTATGTAAAGTTGGAGGAAAGAGTCCTTTAAATGGCAAAGGGGGCAAATGCTGTCAGCCAGGAAAAGTAAAAAGCCCATCTGATGCTTGTTCAGCACATATTAACAAACAAGGTTTTGATCCTAACAACAGTACAGAAAATATCTCTAACAGTGTTTCACAGGCCTCACGGAAGTCAGAAACCAGCCAAGTACCTACTACATGCTCAGTTAAAACTAGTAAAACATTAAGTAAATCCTGCAAAGCCACAAAAGAGAAAAGTACAATGGCTAATGGAAAGAAAGTGCCAAAATCAGATAATAATATCAAAGGTACATCTCATGACAGGTGTGAAGAAACTACTGATAAATTTCATGGAGATGTTAACTCTCTGTGTGCTAGACATGCTGCAGTTTTTGAACTAAACAAAGGTTGCCAACAGGGGAAAATGAAAGGAGCAGTAGTTCTTCAGAAAAATAGTTCTCAAATTGTTGACAATGGAACAAATAAAGGTAGTCCAAAGAAAGGACAGAAAACTGTGGTTAGTCCCAAAGGTGTAAACTTTCACAAAGAAATGAAGGGTGCACCACAGGCAATATCAACTTCAGATGTAGGAATAAGCTCACAAGGAAATGGGAAATGCTTCATTACTGGCACTGAGACTACTGTGGGAAACACAGGTGATAGCAAACAGCGTACTGAAAATGAAGTTCCTTCTGTTTCTTCGCAGGATATGTGCACTGACAGCAATAAAGGAGGAAGTGTGCCAAACAAAAAACTGAATTCAGCAGGTAGTACCAAACGCACAAGCAGGGCTagaagaagaaagactaaggaagaAAGTAAAGGTCAAGAAGTGACTGCACAGTGA